The Phacochoerus africanus isolate WHEZ1 chromosome 3, ROS_Pafr_v1, whole genome shotgun sequence genome window below encodes:
- the LOC125121978 gene encoding basic proline-rich protein-like gives MGLSKKGGPRPKGFRDERRALTPLSRPPGPAAPRGSLPGARAGFGPAAPLSRPEAPGEPKGAGRPGLRGQGAAPERPAGPRPSRRPPLAPHPHPGPRRPRRSPRSGPSWTPARPPAVAARGRPPGPRALSPRHPGAGPSHPFILCPGPGAGRRIPGLTSE, from the exons ATGG GGCTGTCCAAAAAAGGGGGCCCAAGACCCAAAGGATTCCGGGATGAAAGAAGG GCCCTGACGCCCCTGTCCCGGCCGCCCGGGCCTGCCGCCCCGCGGGGGAGCCTCCCGGGGGCCCGCGCAGGCTTCGGCCCAGCAGCGCCGCTGTCCCGCCCGGAGGCCCCGGGGGAGCCGAAGGGCGCGGGGAGGCCCGGGTTGCGGGGGCAGGGCGCGGCCCCCGAGAGGCCCGCCGGCCCGAGGCCTAGCCGGCGCCCCCCCCTCGCCCCACACCCCCATCCCGGCCCGCGCAGGCCGCGCCGTTCGCCCCGCTCCGGTCCCAGCTGGACCCCCGCCCGGCCGCCGGCCGTCGCTGCCCGTGGACGCCCCCCAGGTCCCCGGGCCCTGAGCCCCCGCCACCCCGGCGCTGGCCCCTCTCACCCTTTCATTCTCTGCCCGGGGCCTGGCGCGGGCCGGCGAATCCCCGGCCTCAC ATCAGAGTGA